One part of the Streptomyces sp. NBC_00286 genome encodes these proteins:
- a CDS encoding SDR family NAD(P)-dependent oxidoreductase, with protein sequence MDNTPTPGTSAPAAPVLLAGKVAFITGAGRGIGAAAARLFAREGARVLLAARTEAQLKAVTEEVRAAGGIADYVACDLADAAGVRAAVDRTVDLYGRLDVAFNNGATIQRPGPMDQMPEADFDHVYAVNLKGVWLAMAAEIAAIRATAGTGAIVNNSSVGSLMGNPELPAYGAMKRAVNSLTESAAVTYGPEDIRVNAIAPGSTLTEMIRTWEADSPGLLERLKERTPLRRAADPDEIAQAAAWLLSDRSSYVTGTVLRVDGGARA encoded by the coding sequence ATGGACAACACACCCACCCCCGGCACGTCCGCCCCCGCCGCGCCGGTCCTGCTGGCCGGCAAGGTCGCCTTCATCACCGGTGCCGGTCGCGGTATCGGCGCCGCCGCGGCGCGGCTGTTCGCCCGGGAAGGCGCCCGGGTACTGCTCGCGGCCCGCACGGAGGCACAGCTGAAGGCGGTGACCGAGGAGGTCCGGGCGGCGGGCGGCATCGCGGACTACGTGGCGTGCGATCTGGCCGACGCGGCCGGCGTTCGCGCCGCCGTCGACCGGACCGTGGACCTGTATGGCCGGCTCGACGTCGCCTTCAACAATGGCGCGACGATCCAGCGACCCGGGCCGATGGACCAGATGCCGGAGGCCGACTTCGACCACGTCTACGCCGTGAACCTCAAGGGCGTCTGGCTCGCCATGGCCGCCGAGATCGCCGCCATCCGGGCCACCGCCGGAACGGGCGCCATCGTCAACAACTCATCCGTCGGCAGCCTGATGGGCAACCCCGAACTGCCCGCCTACGGTGCGATGAAACGGGCGGTCAACAGCCTCACCGAATCGGCCGCGGTCACCTACGGCCCCGAAGACATCCGCGTCAACGCGATCGCCCCCGGAAGCACGCTGACCGAGATGATCCGTACCTGGGAAGCGGATTCGCCCGGCCTTCTCGAGCGGCTCAAGGAGCGCACCCCGCTGCGCCGCGCGGCCGACCCCGACGAAATCGCCCAGGCCGCCGCCTGGCTGCTCAGCGACCGCTCCTCCTACGTGACCGGCACGGTCCTGCGGGTCGACGGCGGCGCGCGAGCCTGA
- a CDS encoding helix-turn-helix transcriptional regulator, translating into MDRRELAAFLRSRRERITPADVGLPTGPRRRTPGLRREEAAQLAFISTEYYTRLEQARGPRPSREVLAQLARALRLSDAERDHLHHLAGAPPGPPPGPSREVRQSILDLLHRLPQAAAIVTSATFEVIAWTDLAAALMEDFSALPRRDRNLVRRVFLGPHPQGRRLYGVSDADAFARNSAQRLRAAAARYPDDPEMNELVGDLLSGSEEFTRLWTSHDVCAEPTFCKTFQHPLVGPVTVNCDVLDVTDRDQQVVIYTATPGSPSEEALRLLSVIGTQRMNVAN; encoded by the coding sequence GTGGACAGACGAGAACTGGCGGCCTTCCTGCGCAGCCGACGCGAGCGGATCACCCCGGCCGACGTTGGCCTGCCCACCGGGCCGCGCCGCCGCACTCCAGGGCTGCGCCGCGAGGAGGCGGCGCAGCTGGCGTTCATCTCGACCGAGTACTACACGCGGCTGGAACAGGCCCGCGGCCCGCGCCCGTCACGCGAGGTGCTGGCCCAGCTGGCCCGGGCCCTGCGCCTGTCGGACGCCGAGCGCGACCATCTCCACCACCTCGCCGGCGCACCGCCGGGCCCTCCGCCCGGGCCCTCGCGCGAGGTGCGGCAGAGCATTCTCGACCTGCTGCACCGGCTGCCCCAGGCCGCCGCAATCGTGACGTCCGCGACGTTCGAGGTGATCGCCTGGACCGATCTGGCGGCCGCCCTGATGGAGGACTTCTCAGCCCTCCCGCGGCGTGACCGCAACCTGGTGCGTCGCGTCTTCCTCGGCCCGCACCCCCAGGGGCGGCGGTTGTACGGGGTGTCCGACGCGGACGCGTTCGCCCGCAACTCGGCCCAGCGCCTTCGCGCCGCCGCGGCCCGCTACCCCGACGATCCCGAGATGAACGAGCTGGTGGGTGACCTTCTCTCCGGCAGCGAGGAGTTCACCCGGTTGTGGACCTCCCATGACGTGTGCGCCGAGCCCACCTTCTGCAAGACCTTCCAGCACCCATTGGTCGGCCCGGTTACCGTGAACTGCGACGTCCTCGACGTCACCGACCGGGACCAGCAGGTCGTCATCTACACCGCGACACCGGGCTCGCCCTCCGAGGAGGCCCTGCGGCTGCTGTCGGTCATCGGCACACAGCGCATGAACGTGGCCAATTGA